A region from the Flavobacteriales bacterium genome encodes:
- a CDS encoding DUF1211 domain-containing protein: MRRSCALSFLYVGIYWNNHHHLFQAARSVTGHLLDPANNNLARFIRLQAVDHLRFEPYAQEERVRANGYADADRIDLLELWARYNLHIAHVMDRVPEAIALEPGTDRAPMGSTYAALPPDAVPTLDRLMRDCVGHLKHHLRQIDPRLVG; the protein is encoded by the coding sequence ATTCGAAGAAGCTGCGCACTCAGCTTCCTGTATGTCGGTATCTATTGGAACAACCATCATCATCTTTTCCAGGCCGCACGGTCGGTCACCGGCCATCTGCTGGATCCCGCGAACAACAACCTCGCCCGTTTCATTCGCTTGCAGGCGGTGGATCACTTGCGCTTCGAGCCATACGCGCAGGAAGAGCGGGTGCGCGCGAACGGCTACGCCGATGCTGATCGGATCGACCTGCTGGAGTTGTGGGCGCGGTACAACCTGCACATCGCGCATGTGATGGACCGCGTTCCGGAGGCGATTGCATTGGAGCCGGGCACGGATCGCGCTCCAATGGGCAGCACCTATGCGGCACTACCGCCGGATGCCGTACCGACGCTGGATCGGCTCATGCGCGATTGCGTGGGGCACCTGAAGCACCACCTGCGGCAGATCGATCCGCGACTGGTCGGCTAG
- a CDS encoding SH3 domain-containing protein, whose product MDHVRLSLFFLALIPFGLIAQERDWAFVHHTPRSQYMFPQEASPVYVLRGASALRSAPSTDAPLIMSLAPGRSVIVEERIPDTLVVDGVRSNWYRVSAGDRTGWIWGGNLTGQAFGGTADPTVKFFAGLDHVVPPDTSRIDVSFRIVAVKDGKEIDRIVVRSPAWSFEAVRNAGNLGLRNVDDVILLDVPCIGGCGCTTGMVVVFWSGGRFHHVADLLGSPDGDYSTDENFIFPSNIEGLPGVIIRETSNYLDPDEEKRKREEDEEGPSITRTLVREYLRWDGRALIPTGKDTERMSYRLSVGH is encoded by the coding sequence ATGGACCACGTGCGCCTTTCACTCTTCTTCCTGGCGCTGATACCATTCGGCCTTATTGCCCAGGAACGGGATTGGGCCTTCGTACACCACACGCCGCGGAGCCAGTACATGTTCCCGCAGGAGGCATCACCAGTGTATGTGCTGCGCGGTGCTTCCGCGCTGCGCTCCGCCCCATCCACGGATGCACCCCTCATCATGTCACTTGCTCCGGGCCGGAGCGTGATCGTGGAAGAAAGAATCCCGGACACGCTGGTGGTGGATGGCGTGCGCAGCAATTGGTACCGGGTGTCGGCCGGCGACCGCACTGGCTGGATCTGGGGCGGCAACCTGACGGGGCAAGCGTTCGGCGGCACTGCGGACCCGACGGTGAAGTTCTTCGCTGGCCTCGATCATGTGGTGCCGCCGGACACTTCGCGCATCGATGTCTCCTTCCGCATCGTGGCTGTGAAGGACGGTAAGGAGATCGACCGGATCGTGGTGCGATCACCCGCATGGAGCTTCGAAGCGGTGCGCAACGCAGGCAACCTCGGTCTTCGGAACGTGGACGATGTGATCCTTCTGGACGTGCCCTGCATCGGCGGCTGCGGCTGCACCACGGGTATGGTGGTGGTGTTCTGGAGCGGCGGCCGTTTCCACCACGTGGCCGATCTGCTCGGTTCGCCCGACGGGGACTACAGCACGGACGAGAACTTCATCTTTCCCTCGAACATCGAAGGCTTGCCGGGCGTGATCATCCGCGAGACGAGCAATTATTTGGATCCCGACGAGGAGAAAAGGAAGCGGGAAGAAGATGAAGAGGGCCCGTCGATCACGCGCACACTGGTCCGTGAATACCTGCGGTGGGACGGACGTGCCCTGATCCCGACCGGGAAGGACACGGAGCGGATGAGCTACCGGCTGTCGGTGGGCCATTGA
- a CDS encoding n-acetylglutamate synthase, producing MIDYNDRRFVPVSNSANGEVSPEVEFHYKQTGRIVTCSYSGGRIVSGQLIALVDDMGRLDMRYHQVNDRAELMTGVCRSTPEILPDGRIRLHEEWRWTSGDGSSGNSVLEEVH from the coding sequence ATGATCGACTACAACGACCGCCGCTTCGTGCCCGTGAGCAACAGCGCCAATGGAGAAGTGTCGCCCGAAGTGGAGTTCCACTACAAGCAAACGGGGCGCATCGTTACGTGCAGCTATTCCGGTGGCCGCATCGTAAGCGGACAGTTGATCGCCTTGGTGGATGATATGGGTCGCTTGGACATGCGCTATCACCAAGTGAACGACCGCGCCGAGCTGATGACCGGAGTTTGCCGTTCAACGCCTGAGATCCTCCCTGACGGGCGCATACGCCTGCACGAGGAATGGCGATGGACCAGTGGCGATGGATCGAGCGGCAATTCGGTGTTGGAGGAGGTCCACTGA
- a CDS encoding NAD-dependent epimerase/dehydratase family protein, translating to MKSALILGGTQFIGRNLVERMLGIEGFAITLFNRGRTGGELFPGVERIIGDRRTKEIERIASKDWDIVVDLSCYFPDDLKSTLRNLKGRPERYVFVSTCSVYEPNDTHILRNEEARVLGCTRAEYADDSPATYGNRKAECERILAASGLDHVVFRPALVYGPYDPTDRLYYWLHQVKCKDELLLPDNGERKFSVTYVQDLVRAIVRSMEQPTRSKVYNTITVPETSIGEIVRVTSALLQRSVPVRNASPSFLKGHGVRPWLDMPLWIDGDHFTYSNQRIKDELGLVPTDRLESIRATLDHFDKRGWPQPGYGMSDGQRRELLGLCARSMD from the coding sequence ATGAAGTCCGCTCTTATCCTCGGCGGCACCCAGTTCATCGGGCGCAACCTGGTGGAGCGCATGCTCGGGATCGAAGGTTTCGCCATCACGCTGTTCAACAGGGGACGCACAGGGGGCGAACTCTTTCCCGGTGTCGAGCGGATCATCGGTGATCGCCGCACGAAGGAAATTGAGCGGATCGCTTCCAAGGACTGGGATATAGTGGTTGATCTGTCCTGCTATTTCCCGGACGACCTCAAGTCAACGCTGCGGAACTTGAAGGGCCGGCCGGAGAGGTATGTGTTCGTTTCCACTTGTTCGGTGTATGAACCGAACGATACCCACATCCTCCGGAACGAAGAGGCGAGGGTCTTGGGCTGCACCCGGGCGGAATACGCGGACGATTCGCCAGCGACATACGGCAACCGGAAGGCGGAGTGCGAGCGCATCCTCGCGGCATCGGGTTTGGACCACGTCGTCTTCAGGCCTGCCTTGGTCTATGGACCGTACGACCCAACGGACCGCCTCTACTATTGGCTGCACCAGGTGAAGTGCAAGGATGAACTGCTTCTGCCGGACAACGGCGAACGGAAATTCTCAGTGACCTATGTCCAGGATCTGGTGAGAGCGATCGTACGGTCCATGGAGCAGCCAACGCGATCCAAAGTGTACAATACGATCACGGTCCCGGAGACTTCCATCGGAGAGATCGTACGCGTGACAAGTGCCTTGCTCCAGCGATCGGTCCCCGTTCGCAACGCGTCGCCTTCCTTCTTGAAGGGGCATGGCGTGCGCCCTTGGCTGGACATGCCGCTCTGGATCGATGGGGACCACTTCACGTACAGCAACCAACGGATCAAGGATGAGCTGGGGCTTGTTCCGACGGATCGGTTGGAGAGTATCCGCGCAACGCTGGACCATTTCGATAAGCGCGGATGGCCGCAACCCGGATACGGCATGAGTGACGGGCAACGTCGGGAATTGCTTGGGCTGTGCGCCCGGTCGATGGATTAG
- a CDS encoding DinB family protein translates to MTTVGDELRHAIGSALPRLRAFTEERASRAPAPGKWCPKEIIGHLLDSANNNLGRFVRLQAVDHLRFEPYDQNEWVRASGYAEADWLELIELWARFNLHLARVMDRVPEAIALKPRKDHAHWAAPTPHYHPMASRRWIGSCAITWRT, encoded by the coding sequence ATGACGACTGTCGGAGATGAGTTGCGCCACGCCATCGGATCGGCTTTACCGCGACTGCGTGCGTTCACCGAGGAACGCGCTTCTCGAGCTCCCGCGCCTGGCAAGTGGTGCCCCAAGGAGATCATCGGCCACCTGCTCGATTCTGCGAACAACAACCTCGGGCGTTTCGTGCGCTTACAGGCGGTGGATCACCTGCGCTTCGAGCCTTACGACCAGAACGAATGGGTGCGTGCGAGCGGGTATGCCGAGGCCGATTGGTTGGAGTTGATCGAGCTTTGGGCTCGCTTCAACCTGCACCTAGCCCGGGTCATGGACCGCGTGCCGGAAGCGATCGCGTTGAAGCCACGTAAGGATCATGCGCACTGGGCAGCACCTACGCCGCACTACCACCCGATGGCGTCCCGACGCTGGATTGGCTCATGCGCGATTACGTGGCGCACCTGA